CTACTAATTCTATTTCTCAGGGAGAACAAGTCGGGATTCTATGGTCATATTTATTAAGCCAGAATATTCATATAGATTTTGCACATCGCACTTTTAAATGGGATAACGAAGCAAAAGGAAAAGCCGCTGTTCACGTGATTATTATCGGTTTTGCAAATTATGACACAAAGAACAAAAGATTATTCGATTACGAAGACATAAAAGCAGACCCTGTCGAAATTAAAACAAATAGGATTAATCCGTATTTAGTTGATAGTGATAATTTATTATTTCTATCTCGCAATAATTCTCTTTGTGATGTTCCAGATATAACATTCGGAAGTATGCCTAACGACGATGGTAATTTTCTGTTTACAGATGAAGAAAAAAATCAATTTCTAAAAGACGAACCCAATGCAATTAAATTCATTAAACCATTGATAAGCGGTCGTGAATTCTTACATAATGAAAAACGTTGGTGTTTATGGTTGGAAGATATAAAACCATCCGAAATAAAGGAATTACCCGAAGTTGAAAAGAGAATTCAAAAAGTAAAAACTTATAGGTTGAAAAGTAATCGTGAGGCGACAAGAAAATTATCATCATATCCGTACCTTTTTGGTGAAATAAGACAACCTAAATCAGATTTTATTCTGATACCATTAACATCCTCTGAAAATAGAAAATTTATACCGATAGCGTTTTTAAGCAAAGATAATATTGTAAACAACACTTGTAGTGTAATTCCAAATGCAAATTATTATCATTTTGGAGTTATAACATCTACTATGCATATGGCTTGGGTTAGACAAATTTGCGGAAGAATGAAAAGTGACTATAGATATTCAAATAATTTAGTATATAATAATTATCCTTGGCCGGATAATCCATCAGAAGAAAAGACAAAAAGAGTTGAAGAAGCAGTCGGTAATCTCTTATCCGTCCGTGATGAATTCAAAAACGAATCACTCGCCAACCTCTACGACCCGCTCTCTATGCCAAAGAAACTCGTTGACGCTCATAACAAACTCGACAAAGCCGTCGACCTCTGCTATCGTCCCCAGCCCTTCCCAAACGAACTCTCACGCCTCGAATTCCTCTTCGAATTATATAAGAAATACACCGAACCAATTCTTATAGTAAAGAAGAATAAATAGTGTAATGAAAGACAGTTTATAAATGTATCTTAATTGTAAAATTACATAAAACAAAATTATCTGATAAATGAAAATAGAATTCATGTATATAAGTCTGTTCTGAATTGTATAAGAATTAAGTTTAATTTATTTTTAAACAATTTTAATGAGAAAATAAACTTTGTCAAAAAATAATATTTCACTGGATAAATTGATAAATAAACTAGTTAAAATTACTTAATAAAATAATGAGTAAAAAGTTTTCTATAGATGCGCGGGTAATACTTCAATTGGGTCGAGATAGTATTAAGGACCATACTACGGCATTAATTGAATTGATTAAAAATAGTTATGATGCAGATGCTAAAATAGTTGAAGTTGAGATATATTCCAGAGAAACAAAAGATATTATTAGGGTAGCAGATAATGGTTTTGGTATGACCGATACTGAATTAGAAGACAATTGGTTAAGGATTGGTTTTTCCGAGAAGAAGAAAAACAAAAATAGCACTTTAGGAAGAAGAAAAACTGGAGAAAAAGGAATAGGAAGAATAGCTGCGGACAGATTAGGTTCAAACCTTAATATGATAACTAAATCAAAAAATGAGAAAGTTATTGGAATAGAAGTTAAATGGGATGAATTTGATGTTGACAAGAAAGTAGTGACTGATATTGAATTAATAGAATTAGAAAATCCTACTATTAAAATTCCACAAAAAGAAGATGAATTATCTGAAACGGGCACTGAAATAATTATTAAGAACCTTAGACAAGAGTGGACAAAAGAAAACATTAATGATTTGTATAGAGAGCTATCTTTTTTTACCCCTCTATCGCATGATGACAGTGAATTTCAGATTAGATTAATTAATGACATTGACCCATCAATTCCTAAAGAAGTCAAAACTGCAATTTATGAAGTCGCAGAAATCGAAGTAACCTTGCATTATGATGGGAAAGAAGAATTAATTTATGAATACAAAAATAAGATAGATGCAAGAAGAAATAAAATAAGAATCATTAACAGAGATCAATTTATGCAATCAGAGTATGCAGGTTCTCTTAATACAGGACCTGTTGATATTAAACTTTTATTTTTTCCAAGAAAAGCCGCTTTGTTAGAAGGTACTTCTTTTAAATTAAGCGATTTAAGAACTTTCCTAAATATCAATGCTGGGGTTAAAATCTATCGAGATAATATTGCTGTTAAACCTTACGGATTTGTAAATAGTGAATTTGGTTTTGATTGGATGGGGCTCGGTGCTAGAAAAGCAGAAGATCCTGCTGGAATAAGCAGACCAAGTTATAAAATTACACCAAATCAATTGGTAGGTTTTGTAAATGTATCACGAGATGAAAACCCTAAAATTAATGATAGTGCATCGAGAGAAGGATTAGTTGAAAATGAAGCTTTTGAGGATTTAAGAGCTTTAATCTTATCAACGATTAGGTTACTTGAAACTTATAGATATGAAATAATAAAAGAGACTTCTAAAAAACCAGAAAAGAAACCAGCTCATGATAGCATTCATTATATTACCGAAAAATTGAATTCCGTTGTTAATGATTTAGAAAGTGTAAAACAATATCTCAGTAAGCATAAAGACTATAAAGGAAGCTCTATTTCAAACACTGTTATAAGAGTTAATGAAGCTATTGAGGAGACAGAAAGAACAATTGAAGAACTACTAGAAGAAAAAAGAGTATTAAGTGCTTTGGCTACTCTTGGTATTGCATCTGCAGTATTTGGTCATGAGACAGAAAGTTCAATTAATGAATTTAAATTAGCAGCAAAAACTTCAAGAAGTTATCTTTCCAAAAAAAACCCAGATATTGAAATTGCATTAATTGAACTTGATAAGGCAATTCAACATTCTAAAATAATCTCTGGTTGGGGCACATTTGCTTTATCAAGAGTTGAAAAAGAAAAGAGGGTAAAGCGTGAGAGAAGGATTAAACCGATAATTAATAAAGTTTTAGATCAAATAAAACCCAGTCTTGACGGAATTGGAGTTGAACTAATAAAAGAGATAGAAAATGTTGTTGCAAAAACATACCCAATGGATATTGAATCTATTATCCTTAATCTCTTGACAAACGCATATAGTGCTGTTCCAAATAGTAAAAGAAATAGAGTAATTAAAGTAACATTAAAGAATGAATATATTAATGATAAAAAAGGATTCTCCTTGACTGTTTCAGATAGTGGACCGGGCGTTGCAAAAGAATTCATTAATAGTATATGGGATCCTCTATTTACAACAAAAATCGGCAAATCAGATCAAAGAAGCGGGACAGGATTAGGTTTGACTATTGTCAGATCAATTGTAGATGAGATGGAAGGCGAAATTACTCTTAATAAAGATGAAGAATTAAAAGGGGCAAAATTTAATATTTGGTTACCAAAATAATAATTTATAATTTATAATATATGAAATCAATTGGAATAATAGATGACAGAACAGATGTCCTTGAAACAACATCAAATGCTATCAGGAGTGTCTTAACCGATGAATTTCAGGATTGGTCTTTAATTGCGACGCAACCATTCGAGAAGTTAGATGAATACAGATCATGGATTATTGAAAATGATTTGGGAGTAATTGTAATTGATCAGAAATTGAATGAAAATAAAGTTAAAGAAAAATATTTCTCACCTTTCCTTGGAAATCAAATAATTAATAATATTTGGGGAAATTTTAAGGATCTACCAATTTTTGGGTTAACTAATTATTCTGTTGAAGCAATGAATGATGTGAAAGCTATTACTTATGACATTATTGAAAGACCAAAATTTACTTCAAATATTGAAACATATGTTCGAATGTTCGTGAAATCTGGAGAGAATTTTTATAAACTTAATAGGGACAAATTAGAAAGACTATCGGAGTTAGCAGAAATCATTGCTTTGGGCAATGCTACGGATAGAGATAAGACCGAAGCAAAGGGATTACAATTAGATTTGCAAATTCCTCATTTTGCTTCTGATGCAATTTCGCATGAAGAGTATATAAGGAAACTTGAAAAGAATTTAAATGAAATCAAAGATTTTAAGAGCAAAATTGAGGATTATATAAAGAAGCAAAATCAATGAAGTATTATCAGATAAAAAAAGAGATTAAAAATAAACCCAAAACAGGTGATTATTCAGATTGGAAGCATCCAATATCCGTGGAATGTAAAAATCAATGTGTATATTGCACAATTATTGAGAAAAAATTTGGTGGAATAAGAAATTTTCATGTTGAACATTATAGACCAAAAAGTCTTTTTCCCGCCTTGGAAAATGAATGGTCAAATTTGTTCTTTTCTTGTTCTATTTGTAATTGTTTCAAAAGTAATGATTGGCCAAATGAACCTGATAATACATGGTCTCAAAAATGTTACCCGGATCCCAGCCAAATTGACTATTCAACAATATTAGAATGGTCTGAAAAAACTAATTATAAATTAGAAGGGAAAAATATATCAGCAAATTATATAATTGAAAAGTTATTTTTAAATAGACCACAGCTGTTGCTAGAACGAAAAGAATATACAATAATTAACATTATTTTTGTGGAACTAACTAATATTAACAACTTAATAGACAACATTTGCAATTCTAAAATAACTGATTCTGATCTTTGTAATTTATTTAGGGACATGGCAAAGATGTATTTTGATTTATTAGCAGATATGAATTCAAATTATATCCCTTATACAGAATCTCAAGTGAAAAGAAGTTGAATCAAAAGAAAACTGGCTCATACTACACACCAAAATTAATTACTGATTTCTTGATTAATCACGTATCCTTAATTCTTAAAACTAAATATTTGTCAATTTTAGAACCAAGTGCAGGTGACGGTGTTTTTGTAAAATCTATATTTAAACATCATGACTTATATAACAGAATTAAATCATTATTTGCTGTTGAAATCAATAGAAAAGAATTAGATAAACTTGGTAAAGAAATTATAAGCAAACGACTAAAACTTATAAATGAAGATTTTTTAAAGTTTCAGAAAGATAGCAAAAAAACCTTTTCTTTGGTTGTTGGTAATCCACCTTATATAAAGAAAAAGTTTCTTACCCAAAAACAAATTCGGCTATGTGAAGAAATTCATAATGATTCGTTATTGTCAAATCATAAGATAAATAATATTTGGACAGCTTTTCTTGTACGATGTATTAAATTTGTAGATGATATCGGTATATTAGCTTTAATACTACCTTCTGAATTTATGCAGGTTAAGTTTTCAACCGAATTAAGAGCATTAATATTAAAAGAATTTGAACGAGTCGAAATTTTCACATTCAATGAATTACTTTTTAAAGAATGCAAAGGCCAGGACACTTTACTTTTAATATGTGAAAGAAAATCAATTAATAAAGGATTGTTCTTTGCCAACATTAACAAAGTTGAAGACCTAGAGAAAAAGAACTTTGCTCTTTCTAAAAGAATAGACATTAAAGAATCAAAATGGACTTATCATCATTTAGAAAACGACGAAATTGAGTTAATTCAAAGATTAAAGGATAAATTTAAAACTGTAAATCATTATTGTTCTTCAAAAGCGGGAATTGTTACTGCAGCAAATGATTATTTCATAGTTGACGAAGAGACAGTTAATCGTTATTCATTATATAATTATGTTAAACCAATTATTCAAAAAGGATTCTTTGTTAATGGTAGTGTTTTGTTCAGGAAAAAAGATTTTAATGATTTAAGAAAAGAAAGTAAGCCTATATATTTAATTGATTTAAATGTCATAGATAAAAATAATCAAATTGGGGAGTATTTAAAAATTGGAGTAAAGTTGGGAATACAGAACAGGTATAAAACTTCAATTCGTAAAAACTGGTATTCAATACCGAATATTCAAACTCCTTCCGATGGTTTATTTTTTAAGCGTTGCCACGAATACCCAAAATTAATTATAAACAAAGCTAAAGTTTATGCAACCGATAGTGCTTATTTAGTTACAATGAGAAATGGCTACAACATTCAAGATTTAGTATTTTCCTTTTACAATTCATTAACCCTTTTATTCAGTGAGTTAAATGGAAGATTCTACGGGGGCGGTGTTTTAGAATTAACACCAAATGAATTTAAACAACTTCCAATCCCTTATGCAACAATTTCGAGAAATGAATTCAAGAACTACACAAGAGAATTTTCCAATAAG
The window above is part of the Ignavibacteria bacterium genome. Proteins encoded here:
- a CDS encoding sensor histidine kinase, which gives rise to MSKKFSIDARVILQLGRDSIKDHTTALIELIKNSYDADAKIVEVEIYSRETKDIIRVADNGFGMTDTELEDNWLRIGFSEKKKNKNSTLGRRKTGEKGIGRIAADRLGSNLNMITKSKNEKVIGIEVKWDEFDVDKKVVTDIELIELENPTIKIPQKEDELSETGTEIIIKNLRQEWTKENINDLYRELSFFTPLSHDDSEFQIRLINDIDPSIPKEVKTAIYEVAEIEVTLHYDGKEELIYEYKNKIDARRNKIRIINRDQFMQSEYAGSLNTGPVDIKLLFFPRKAALLEGTSFKLSDLRTFLNINAGVKIYRDNIAVKPYGFVNSEFGFDWMGLGARKAEDPAGISRPSYKITPNQLVGFVNVSRDENPKINDSASREGLVENEAFEDLRALILSTIRLLETYRYEIIKETSKKPEKKPAHDSIHYITEKLNSVVNDLESVKQYLSKHKDYKGSSISNTVIRVNEAIEETERTIEELLEEKRVLSALATLGIASAVFGHETESSINEFKLAAKTSRSYLSKKNPDIEIALIELDKAIQHSKIISGWGTFALSRVEKEKRVKRERRIKPIINKVLDQIKPSLDGIGVELIKEIENVVAKTYPMDIESIILNLLTNAYSAVPNSKRNRVIKVTLKNEYINDKKGFSLTVSDSGPGVAKEFINSIWDPLFTTKIGKSDQRSGTGLGLTIVRSIVDEMEGEITLNKDEELKGAKFNIWLPK
- a CDS encoding N-6 DNA methylase, with translation MNQKKTGSYYTPKLITDFLINHVSLILKTKYLSILEPSAGDGVFVKSIFKHHDLYNRIKSLFAVEINRKELDKLGKEIISKRLKLINEDFLKFQKDSKKTFSLVVGNPPYIKKKFLTQKQIRLCEEIHNDSLLSNHKINNIWTAFLVRCIKFVDDIGILALILPSEFMQVKFSTELRALILKEFERVEIFTFNELLFKECKGQDTLLLICERKSINKGLFFANINKVEDLEKKNFALSKRIDIKESKWTYHHLENDEIELIQRLKDKFKTVNHYCSSKAGIVTAANDYFIVDEETVNRYSLYNYVKPIIQKGFFVNGSVLFRKKDFNDLRKESKPIYLIDLNVIDKNNQIGEYLKIGVKLGIQNRYKTSIRKNWYSIPNIQTPSDGLFFKRCHEYPKLIINKAKVYATDSAYLVTMRNGYNIQDLVFSFYNSLTLLFSELNGRFYGGGVLELTPNEFKQLPIPYATISRNEFKNYTREFSNKSSILDICNKYNYFILKSAIPKISGDDIRKIIDIKAKLFARRHKN
- a CDS encoding HNH endonuclease, whose translation is MKYYQIKKEIKNKPKTGDYSDWKHPISVECKNQCVYCTIIEKKFGGIRNFHVEHYRPKSLFPALENEWSNLFFSCSICNCFKSNDWPNEPDNTWSQKCYPDPSQIDYSTILEWSEKTNYKLEGKNISANYIIEKLFLNRPQLLLERKEYTIINIIFVELTNINNLIDNICNSKITDSDLCNLFRDMAKMYFDLLADMNSNYIPYTESQVKRS